The proteins below are encoded in one region of Sedimentibacter sp. zth1:
- a CDS encoding ATP-binding protein: MFKSIRWRIVIIYFLLIYLAMTIVGFFIITQFEKIQLDMNSDSIKQRITQIYASSTAMKQNDWEIEEIIEKIQSNINYSIQIGYNENLYIILNDDKKTIIAASKNEVENISAYDVDRISNKILVEALSGVTTETITKDDEDNRVESHITYPVRNEMNQIKGYIYLTSDISYIYDTVNESKTMLTKATLMVLLLTVILGLILSRTITGPIKELTINAKKMSQGDFAHKVKIKSDDEIGQLGEVFNYLTDQLTSIMSKLNQEKSKMETTFTYMADGVLTVDKNGNIIHINPIAKKILSVRAKDTIYDEIMSKHAQDLYLDNIKETNWSGTYVLKTKNETYKIDYAPFKDGNDELGGVILVFKNVTEQVKMDKLQKEFVANVSHELKTPITTIKSYTETLLEGAIKEENVATDFLNVINSESDRMTRLVRDLLKLSKMDFEEDNFKKEKLNINRIVKEVYMKLILQAKGKKIDMPLRLEDIDCNVLFDKDGLEQILLNIIGNAIKYTPERGKVIVSVSLEKSKVVVKIEDNGIGIPKEDAGRVFERFYRVDKARTRKLGGTGLGLSIAQQIAKAHDSIIEVKSEFNKGTTVQVKIPKYLK; the protein is encoded by the coding sequence ATGTTTAAAAGTATAAGATGGAGAATTGTAATAATCTATTTTTTGTTAATCTATCTTGCTATGACAATAGTTGGATTTTTTATAATTACTCAGTTTGAAAAAATACAGCTTGATATGAATTCAGATAGTATAAAACAACGTATTACCCAAATATATGCATCATCTACAGCTATGAAGCAAAATGATTGGGAAATAGAAGAAATAATTGAAAAGATTCAAAGCAATATTAATTATAGTATACAAATAGGATATAATGAAAATTTATATATTATATTAAATGATGATAAAAAAACTATCATTGCAGCTAGTAAAAATGAGGTTGAAAATATTAGCGCATATGATGTTGATAGAATAAGCAATAAAATCTTAGTTGAAGCTTTATCAGGGGTAACTACCGAAACAATAACAAAAGATGACGAAGACAATAGAGTAGAAAGCCATATAACATATCCTGTAAGAAATGAAATGAACCAAATTAAGGGTTATATATATTTAACAAGTGATATCAGTTATATTTATGACACTGTCAATGAATCTAAAACTATGTTAACTAAAGCCACTTTAATGGTCTTACTATTAACAGTTATACTTGGATTGATATTGTCAAGAACAATAACAGGTCCAATAAAAGAGTTGACAATTAATGCTAAAAAGATGTCGCAAGGGGATTTTGCACATAAGGTAAAGATTAAGTCGGATGATGAAATAGGACAACTAGGAGAAGTATTTAACTATTTAACGGACCAATTGACTAGTATTATGTCAAAACTTAATCAAGAAAAAAGCAAGATGGAGACTACTTTTACCTATATGGCTGATGGAGTTTTAACAGTAGATAAAAATGGAAACATAATTCATATAAATCCAATTGCAAAGAAAATATTATCAGTTAGAGCTAAAGATACAATATATGATGAAATTATGTCAAAACATGCGCAAGATTTATATTTAGACAATATTAAAGAAACTAATTGGAGTGGTACATATGTCTTGAAAACAAAAAATGAAACATATAAAATAGACTATGCTCCATTTAAAGATGGAAATGATGAGTTGGGTGGAGTTATATTAGTATTTAAAAATGTTACAGAGCAAGTTAAAATGGATAAATTGCAAAAGGAATTTGTTGCAAATGTATCACATGAACTGAAAACACCTATAACTACAATAAAAAGTTATACAGAAACCCTTTTAGAAGGTGCAATAAAAGAAGAAAATGTTGCAACTGATTTCTTGAATGTTATAAACAGCGAAAGTGATAGAATGACAAGGCTAGTTAGAGATTTATTAAAATTGTCTAAAATGGATTTTGAGGAAGATAACTTCAAAAAAGAAAAACTTAACATAAATAGAATTGTTAAAGAAGTTTATATGAAGCTTATTTTACAAGCAAAAGGTAAAAAGATAGACATGCCTTTAAGGCTAGAAGATATAGATTGCAATGTTTTATTTGATAAGGATGGATTAGAACAAATATTATTAAATATCATAGGCAATGCAATAAAATATACTCCTGAAAGAGGTAAAGTTATTGTATCAGTATCTCTTGAAAAAAGTAAAGTTGTAGTAAAAATAGAAGATAATGGAATAGGCATACCAAAAGAAGATGCTGGACGTGTGTTTGAGAGATTTTATAGAGTTGATAAAGCAAGAACTAGAAAACTTGGGGGGACAGGATTGGGATTATCTATAGCTCAACAAATAGCAAAAGCTCATGATAGTATTATTGAAGTTAAAAGTGAGTTTAACAAGGGTACAACAGTACAAGTAAAAATACCTAAGTATTTAAAATAA
- a CDS encoding response regulator, with product MVDEKILVVDDERPIAEIIKYNLNKEGFDVQTVYDGEEAIKAVHSIKPDLVILDVMLPKKSGFEVLREIRMQCVMPVLMLTAKEEEQDRVTGLELGADDYIVKPYSNRELVARVKANLRRVKLSNSEEEMKAKITKIGNIEINFNNFEVFKYGEKVDLTNREFDLLKYFILNPNKTFNREHLLKEVWNYEYGDLRTVDVTITRLRQKIETNNDKYIVTKRGVGYYFNNGN from the coding sequence ATTGTGGACGAGAAAATTTTAGTAGTTGATGATGAGAGACCTATAGCTGAAATAATAAAATACAACTTAAATAAAGAAGGATTTGATGTTCAAACTGTATACGATGGAGAAGAGGCTATAAAAGCTGTGCATAGCATTAAACCAGATTTAGTTATACTTGATGTTATGCTACCTAAAAAAAGTGGTTTCGAGGTTTTACGTGAAATTCGAATGCAGTGTGTTATGCCTGTTTTAATGCTTACAGCGAAAGAAGAGGAGCAAGATAGGGTAACAGGGCTTGAATTAGGTGCGGATGATTATATTGTTAAACCATACAGCAATAGAGAACTAGTTGCTAGGGTAAAAGCAAACCTAAGAAGAGTAAAGCTTTCAAATAGCGAAGAAGAAATGAAGGCTAAGATAACTAAAATAGGAAATATTGAAATTAATTTCAACAATTTTGAAGTTTTTAAATACGGCGAAAAAGTGGATTTAACTAATAGAGAATTTGATTTGCTAAAATATTTTATACTTAATCCAAATAAGACATTTAACAGAGAGCATCTGCTGAAAGAGGTTTGGAATTATGAATATGGAGATTTAAGGACAGTTGATGTTACAATAACTAGATTAAGACAAAAAATAGAAACAAATAACGATAAGTATATAGTTACAAAACGTGGCGTTGGATATTATTTCAACAATGGAAATTAA
- a CDS encoding S8 family peptidase, whose amino-acid sequence MLENNYNSKVCPFLQSKIASNKEESIPVIVSMKSKVSYMKSEVCILCNRIKYELPIVNGYACDMNLSKIKNFYSNPDLDFISYDSPIHTSMNIASKCVKSDIVNDLGYTGKDITIATVDTGISPHRDLIYPTNRIVGFKDFIKNNNKTYDDNGHGTHIAGIIASSGISSRGKYKGIAPEANILGIKVLDKDGNGKVSDILSAIQWVIYTKDVFKTKILNLSLGTNAQYRERTDPLVKAANKAIEKGLIVVAAVGNNGPKQRTILSPATGRYVISVGACDDNRTIDLTKNTVATFSSRGPTKDRIKKPDLLAPGVNITSLSNKEYSGYTTLSGTSMAAPMVSGAIALLLQKTPTLTHLDIKKLLEKNCSRLGISQFEEGAGILDLSKLFKI is encoded by the coding sequence ATGCTTGAAAATAATTATAATTCAAAGGTTTGTCCTTTTTTACAGTCAAAAATAGCATCAAATAAAGAAGAAAGTATTCCTGTAATTGTTAGCATGAAAAGCAAAGTATCATATATGAAAAGTGAAGTATGCATATTATGCAATAGGATAAAATATGAGCTACCTATCGTAAATGGCTATGCTTGCGACATGAATTTATCCAAAATAAAAAATTTTTATTCTAATCCAGATTTAGATTTTATATCATATGATTCTCCAATTCATACTAGTATGAATATTGCTAGCAAGTGTGTTAAATCGGATATAGTAAATGATTTAGGCTATACGGGCAAAGATATTACAATAGCAACAGTAGATACAGGAATTTCCCCACATAGAGATTTAATATATCCTACAAATAGAATAGTAGGTTTTAAGGATTTTATAAAGAATAATAACAAAACTTATGACGATAATGGTCATGGAACTCACATTGCTGGTATAATTGCTTCTAGTGGAATTTCATCTAGGGGTAAATATAAAGGAATTGCTCCAGAAGCTAATATTTTGGGAATTAAGGTTTTAGATAAGGATGGTAATGGAAAAGTTTCAGATATATTATCTGCTATACAATGGGTAATATATACCAAAGATGTATTTAAAACTAAAATACTTAATTTGTCTTTGGGAACTAATGCACAATATAGAGAACGAACAGACCCATTAGTTAAAGCTGCAAATAAAGCTATTGAAAAGGGTTTGATTGTAGTTGCGGCAGTAGGTAATAATGGTCCTAAACAAAGAACAATTCTTTCTCCAGCTACTGGAAGGTATGTCATATCAGTTGGTGCATGTGATGACAATAGAACAATTGATTTAACTAAAAATACCGTTGCTACCTTTTCCAGTAGAGGACCTACTAAAGATAGAATAAAAAAGCCTGACTTGTTGGCACCTGGTGTAAATATTACATCCCTATCTAATAAGGAGTATTCCGGATACACTACATTATCAGGCACTTCTATGGCCGCACCAATGGTATCAGGTGCAATAGCTTTATTATTACAAAAAACACCAACCCTAACGCATTTGGATATTAAAAAATTGCTAGAAAAAAACTGTTCGCGTTTGGGTATATCACAATTTGAGGAAGGTGCAGGAATATTAGATTTAAGTAAATTATTTAAAATATAA
- the spoIIID gene encoding sporulation transcriptional regulator SpoIIID yields MKDYIEKRAMEIAEYIINTQSTVRQTAKKFGVSKSTVHKDVTERLPKINPPVASDVKKVLLKNKSERHIRGGKATRLKYKEIDKQVINL; encoded by the coding sequence ATGAAGGATTACATAGAAAAAAGAGCAATGGAAATAGCGGAATATATTATAAATACACAATCTACAGTTAGACAAACTGCAAAAAAATTTGGTGTTAGCAAAAGTACAGTCCATAAAGATGTAACCGAAAGATTGCCAAAAATAAATCCTCCTGTAGCAAGTGATGTCAAGAAGGTATTATTGAAAAATAAATCTGAAAGACATATAAGAGGAGGAAAAGCCACACGCCTAAAATATAAAGAAATAGATAAGCAAGTAATAAACTTATAG
- a CDS encoding M23 family metallopeptidase, translated as MKQNNFINNFKKHMKNFFKGFKNKNTSFFIIVLCICLISTALIWKYTSSNENISEEQGEQNSDIVKANEDPYKDYVDKTIKDYEKALEIEDKEEKLAKKNIVESFSKPIEGTISREFNINELVYYETVEEWRTHQGLDINPEGNLVVNAACDGTIEAVNKNSLMGVEIIINHGHDVKTKYCCLSSSSVSVGDDVKQGDKIGTLGIVENIEMSDGPHLHFEISIKDEIYDPTSLYTK; from the coding sequence ATGAAACAAAATAATTTTATTAACAATTTCAAAAAACACATGAAAAACTTTTTCAAGGGCTTTAAAAACAAAAATACTAGTTTTTTTATAATAGTTTTGTGTATATGCTTGATTTCGACAGCACTAATATGGAAATATACTAGTAGTAATGAAAATATTTCAGAAGAACAAGGTGAACAAAATTCAGATATTGTAAAAGCTAATGAGGATCCATACAAGGATTATGTAGATAAAACTATAAAAGATTATGAGAAGGCTTTAGAAATTGAAGATAAAGAGGAAAAATTAGCGAAAAAAAATATTGTTGAATCTTTTTCTAAACCTATTGAAGGAACCATATCAAGAGAATTTAATATTAATGAATTAGTTTATTACGAAACTGTTGAGGAGTGGAGAACTCATCAAGGTCTAGACATTAATCCTGAAGGAAATCTTGTAGTTAATGCAGCCTGTGATGGTACGATAGAGGCTGTAAATAAAAATAGCTTAATGGGCGTTGAAATTATAATTAATCATGGACACGATGTAAAGACAAAATATTGTTGTTTATCAAGTTCAAGTGTTAGTGTTGGTGACGATGTTAAGCAGGGTGATAAAATTGGGACATTAGGTATTGTTGAAAATATTGAAATGTCTGATGGACCACATTTGCATTTTGAAATATCTATTAAAGATGAGATTTATGATCCCACTTCATTGTATACAAAATAA
- the spoIID gene encoding stage II sporulation protein D, producing the protein MKNKLIVIIIILLLLYMIPTLSLSYFENTFSSSEEGPIDIAESIDSIITTDESEIRYIEVYHINSNKVLKLEIEEYIMGVVAAEMPAQFELDALKAQAITARTYLLYKLKKTNTNPEQHTQAPICSGTHCQVYLTKEELIQKFTQTWYDTYWPKIESAVNSTKGQILTYEGKLIEPLFHSTSGGRTENSEDVFTSAAPYLRSVESPYEANSPKLTATITIPIIEFITKLKGSLGENDINATNLKDKISLIEVSEGGKIKTMQIGETIITGRDFRTLYNLNSSNFKLVQNNENIEIITTGYGHGVGMSQYGANGMAIEGFNYRDILKHYYTGIEIMQYN; encoded by the coding sequence ATGAAAAACAAATTAATTGTAATAATAATAATTTTATTATTGCTTTATATGATTCCCACATTGTCATTATCTTATTTTGAAAATACATTTAGTAGTAGTGAGGAAGGCCCTATAGATATTGCAGAGTCTATTGATTCTATAATAACTACAGATGAAAGTGAAATTCGATATATTGAGGTTTATCATATAAATAGCAATAAGGTTTTAAAACTTGAAATAGAAGAATATATAATGGGTGTTGTAGCAGCTGAAATGCCTGCACAGTTCGAGTTAGATGCTCTAAAAGCTCAGGCAATTACAGCTAGAACATACTTATTATACAAATTAAAGAAAACCAATACAAATCCTGAACAACATACTCAAGCTCCAATATGTTCTGGTACTCATTGTCAGGTATACCTTACTAAGGAAGAACTTATACAAAAATTTACACAAACATGGTATGATACATACTGGCCTAAAATTGAAAGTGCTGTTAATTCTACAAAAGGACAAATTTTAACATACGAAGGAAAGTTAATTGAGCCATTATTTCACTCAACTAGTGGTGGAAGAACTGAAAATTCGGAAGATGTCTTTACAAGTGCCGCCCCTTACCTAAGAAGTGTGGAAAGTCCTTACGAAGCGAATTCTCCTAAGCTAACTGCTACAATTACTATACCAATAATTGAATTTATCACAAAATTAAAGGGTTCATTGGGAGAAAATGATATAAATGCTACTAATTTAAAGGATAAAATTTCACTTATAGAAGTTAGTGAGGGCGGTAAAATTAAAACCATGCAAATTGGAGAAACCATTATAACTGGTAGAGATTTTAGGACGTTATACAACCTTAATTCATCTAATTTTAAATTGGTTCAAAATAATGAAAATATTGAAATAATAACTACAGGATATGGTCATGGAGTTGGAATGAGTCAATACGGAGCCAACGGGATGGCTATAGAAGGATTTAATTATAGAGATATCTTAAAACATTATTATACAGGAATAGAAATAATGCAATACAATTAG
- a CDS encoding Yip1 family protein, with amino-acid sequence MPFCKNCGKEIKDGEICSCQQNCTNDNVVVSVQSDKFDFKKMMKQMLLRFKGALPNNTIEEIKSSTKDNSILWVFVAVVEFLISSLAITVCVRRLLYKFYKTSFGFFGDISYMDFVKEASEIGAGFFSTFFKCLFAGVLSYLVIALLTWLFAKFTKKQISFNCAANMLSTILIPFTAIMILCIVVSFVLPKVALFLMTVGLLSLLILNYIGVKELCGLDDNIFWIYMIYLVIMTAVFSLTLSKIIAPVISNFF; translated from the coding sequence ATGCCATTTTGTAAAAACTGCGGGAAGGAAATAAAAGATGGCGAAATATGCAGTTGCCAACAAAACTGCACAAATGATAATGTAGTAGTCAGTGTGCAGAGTGATAAGTTTGACTTCAAGAAAATGATGAAACAAATGTTGTTGAGATTCAAGGGAGCATTACCAAACAATACTATAGAAGAAATTAAATCTTCAACTAAGGATAATAGTATACTATGGGTTTTTGTTGCAGTAGTTGAGTTTTTAATTTCATCGTTGGCAATAACAGTTTGTGTAAGAAGGTTGCTTTATAAATTTTATAAAACGTCATTTGGATTTTTTGGTGATATTAGTTACATGGACTTTGTTAAGGAAGCTTCAGAAATTGGGGCGGGATTTTTTAGTACATTTTTCAAATGCTTGTTTGCTGGAGTACTTAGTTATTTAGTTATTGCATTATTAACATGGTTATTTGCAAAATTTACAAAAAAACAGATATCATTTAATTGTGCAGCTAATATGTTATCAACAATTCTAATACCTTTTACAGCAATAATGATTTTATGTATTGTAGTAAGCTTTGTACTACCGAAAGTAGCATTATTTTTAATGACTGTAGGATTGTTATCATTATTAATATTGAATTACATAGGTGTAAAAGAACTTTGCGGTTTAGATGACAATATATTTTGGATTTACATGATATACTTGGTAATTATGACAGCTGTATTTTCATTAACTCTATCTAAAATTATAGCTCCAGTAATATCAAACTTTTTCTAA
- a CDS encoding nucleoside triphosphate pyrophosphatase: MEKIILASSSPRRKELLEQVGINFDILPSNEEEIITKINPSEIVEELSLQKANSVLKMVTNDSIIIGADTIVSLNNNIMGKPHDKNDAYNMLKQLQNNTHTVYTGVCVIIKKGIDCKVIVFHDSTDVTMYPMTNKQIYDYIDTNEPFDKAGSYGIQGQSAIYIKKICGDYNNVVGLPIAKLYNTLLDIGIDLKNY; the protein is encoded by the coding sequence ATGGAAAAAATTATATTAGCATCATCATCACCAAGAAGAAAAGAATTGTTAGAGCAAGTTGGAATTAACTTTGATATTTTGCCTAGTAATGAAGAAGAAATTATTACAAAAATTAATCCAAGTGAAATTGTGGAAGAGTTATCTCTACAAAAAGCTAATAGCGTATTAAAAATGGTTACTAATGATTCAATTATTATTGGTGCAGATACAATTGTTTCACTAAACAATAACATCATGGGTAAACCACATGATAAAAATGATGCATACAATATGTTAAAACAATTACAAAATAATACACATACTGTATATACAGGCGTTTGTGTTATTATAAAAAAAGGTATTGATTGTAAAGTTATAGTATTTCACGATTCAACAGATGTTACAATGTATCCTATGACAAATAAACAAATATATGATTACATTGATACAAATGAACCATTTGACAAAGCAGGTTCATATGGTATTCAAGGACAATCTGCTATTTATATTAAAAAAATCTGTGGCGACTATAACAATGTAGTTGGCTTACCCATTGCAAAACTTTATAATACCCTTTTAGACATAGGTATTGATCTTAAGAATTATTAA
- a CDS encoding DMT family transporter — protein sequence MNKAKGFSCVITAAVIFGFMPILSKLTYFGGSNPIMLVFLRSFLCIPILYSILRVKKITIKVPKKILFKFFIYSIVTTTLTALLLYTSYNYVSVGIATTIHYVYPIIVGLILVIFFKEKISILKIICLAISFSGILLFFDGNTSNGSLIGLFIAFLSGVSYSLSLIYMDKGGIKGYYPFLVTFYSCLFTSITMFFVSIITKSFTLSITPSGWLYSFILSIIVSVIAVTFMQIGVQNIGPTTTAILCMFEPITSIILAILLFNEPCTFRNILGCSLIIFAVLLLTIFDNKKESISNNC from the coding sequence TTGAATAAGGCAAAGGGTTTTTCATGCGTAATTACTGCCGCTGTAATATTTGGTTTTATGCCAATTTTAAGCAAACTAACATATTTTGGTGGAAGTAATCCAATTATGCTTGTATTTTTAAGAAGTTTTCTTTGTATTCCAATACTATATAGCATTTTAAGAGTAAAAAAGATAACTATAAAAGTTCCAAAAAAAATATTGTTTAAATTCTTTATTTATAGTATAGTAACTACTACGCTAACCGCACTTTTACTTTATACATCTTATAATTATGTATCTGTTGGCATAGCTACAACAATTCACTATGTTTATCCTATTATAGTAGGATTAATATTAGTTATATTTTTCAAAGAAAAAATTAGTATCTTGAAAATTATATGCTTAGCAATTTCTTTTTCAGGTATTTTGTTATTTTTTGACGGTAATACTAGCAATGGTAGTTTAATAGGGTTATTTATTGCATTCCTATCAGGGGTTAGTTACTCTTTAAGTTTAATTTATATGGACAAGGGTGGAATAAAAGGTTATTATCCATTTTTGGTAACTTTTTATTCATGTTTATTTACTTCCATAACTATGTTCTTTGTATCAATTATAACAAAAAGTTTTACCTTGAGTATAACACCTAGTGGATGGCTATATTCATTTATACTTAGTATAATTGTTTCAGTTATAGCAGTAACCTTTATGCAAATCGGTGTGCAAAATATAGGGCCTACAACTACTGCTATACTTTGTATGTTTGAACCTATAACAAGTATTATTCTAGCTATTTTACTTTTTAATGAGCCATGCACATTTAGAAATATTTTAGGTTGCTCTTTAATAATATTTGCTGTTCTACTATTAACTATCTTCGATAATAAAAAAGAAAGCATAAGTAACAATTGTTAA
- a CDS encoding NAD(P)/FAD-dependent oxidoreductase yields the protein MITDFNTIIIGAGASGLLAACNLNGVKTLLIEKNTCAGKKMLISGAGQCNFTHSGELDDFLKKYGANSSFLKPALYNFNNNDSIKYFEKLGVESVIRDDGKVFPKSLKANDILSALLQKIKKNKALVKYNCCVAEVKYNSELEFFTIKTGNEKFTSKNLIISTGGKSYPITGSTGDGYSIARSLGHSIVETSPCLTPINVAEYKFSELSGVSFKDIQVSLWRNNKKIKETKGDLLLTHKNLSGPVILNFSKYVKVGDIIKINFIGLTNDRINELIKKVTKQNGKQLVKSIFKDTNLSKRFIDKIFYINNIKDDTICSQLSRKDKQSLINSLFSYEFKVESLGGYHIAMATAGGVSLDEVNRKTMQSKLVKGLYFTGEVLDIDGETGGYNIQAAFSTAMLATKSISNNL from the coding sequence ATGATAACTGATTTTAATACAATAATTATTGGCGCAGGTGCATCTGGACTTTTGGCAGCCTGCAATTTAAATGGTGTAAAAACATTGTTAATTGAGAAAAATACCTGCGCAGGTAAAAAAATGCTGATATCTGGAGCAGGACAATGTAATTTTACACATTCAGGAGAATTAGATGATTTTTTGAAAAAATATGGCGCAAACAGTAGCTTCTTGAAACCGGCTTTATATAATTTTAACAATAATGATTCAATAAAGTATTTTGAGAAATTGGGTGTAGAAAGTGTTATAAGAGATGATGGCAAGGTGTTTCCTAAATCATTAAAAGCGAATGATATATTGAGTGCACTTCTGCAAAAAATAAAAAAAAATAAAGCATTAGTTAAATATAATTGTTGTGTAGCGGAAGTTAAATATAATAGTGAATTAGAGTTTTTTACTATTAAGACAGGAAATGAAAAATTTACATCTAAAAATTTAATAATATCGACTGGTGGCAAGTCATATCCAATTACGGGTTCTACAGGTGATGGATATAGTATTGCAAGAAGTTTAGGACATAGTATAGTTGAAACATCACCTTGCTTGACACCTATAAATGTAGCAGAATATAAATTTAGTGAGCTTTCAGGAGTATCATTTAAAGACATTCAGGTTTCTTTATGGAGAAATAATAAAAAGATTAAAGAAACGAAAGGAGATTTATTACTTACACATAAAAATCTTTCAGGGCCTGTTATACTTAACTTTTCAAAATATGTTAAAGTAGGTGATATAATAAAAATCAATTTTATAGGCTTAACAAATGATAGAATAAATGAGCTAATAAAAAAAGTTACAAAGCAAAACGGTAAGCAACTTGTTAAATCAATATTTAAGGATACTAATTTATCAAAAAGATTTATTGATAAAATATTTTATATAAATAATATAAAAGATGATACAATATGTAGTCAGTTATCTAGGAAGGATAAGCAAAGCTTGATAAATAGTCTATTTTCTTATGAATTTAAAGTTGAAAGTTTGGGTGGATATCATATTGCTATGGCAACAGCAGGCGGAGTTAGTTTAGATGAGGTTAATAGAAAAACAATGCAATCAAAGCTAGTGAAGGGATTATATTTTACTGGTGAGGTATTAGATATTGATGGTGAAACTGGTGGGTATAACATTCAAGCTGCTTTTTCAACAGCTATGCTTGCTACTAAAAGTATAAGTAACAATTTGTAA